The following are encoded in a window of Streptococcus pasteurianus genomic DNA:
- a CDS encoding peptide deformylase, which translates to MIKQIVRDTFFLAQKSEEATKEDLYLAQDLQDTLVANRDNCVGMAANMIGVKKRAIIVNMGVADLVMFNPVLLNKSLPFDTKEFCLSLTGARPTRRYQKIEVAFLDKNWSQQTLTLTGLPAQICQHELDHLEGVII; encoded by the coding sequence ATGATTAAACAGATTGTAAGAGACACCTTTTTCTTGGCGCAAAAGTCAGAAGAAGCAACAAAAGAAGATTTGTATTTGGCACAAGACTTGCAAGATACTTTAGTGGCAAACCGTGATAATTGTGTCGGCATGGCTGCTAATATGATTGGCGTTAAAAAGCGAGCAATTATTGTTAATATGGGAGTAGCAGATTTGGTGATGTTCAATCCAGTTTTGCTTAACAAATCACTTCCATTTGACACGAAAGAGTTTTGTTTATCATTGACAGGAGCACGACCAACACGTCGTTACCAGAAAATTGAAGTGGCTTTTTTAGACAAAAATTGGAGCCAACAAACCTTAACCTTGACAGGGTTGCCAGCACAAATTTGCCAACACGAATTAGATCATTTGGAAGGTGTTATCATTTGA
- the queD gene encoding 6-carboxytetrahydropterin synthase QueD, giving the protein MFEIPKELKVPTGESLVYCPRRVMVSKEFTFDAAHHLFNYDGKCKALHGHTYRLQIAVSGLLDDRGMAVDFGDLKQIYKKHLEPSLDHHYLNESLPYMNTTAENMVYWIFKQVAQYLPKEREIRVEYVRLYETPTSFAEFRREWELDD; this is encoded by the coding sequence ATGTTTGAAATACCAAAAGAGCTAAAAGTCCCAACTGGTGAATCCTTGGTTTATTGCCCACGTCGTGTCATGGTTTCAAAAGAATTCACCTTTGATGCGGCACACCATTTGTTCAATTATGATGGTAAATGTAAGGCTTTGCATGGGCATACTTATCGTTTGCAAATTGCGGTTTCTGGACTGCTTGATGACCGTGGTATGGCAGTTGATTTTGGCGACCTCAAACAGATTTACAAAAAACATTTGGAACCAAGTTTAGACCACCATTACCTTAATGAAAGCCTGCCCTACATGAACACTACAGCAGAAAATATGGTTTACTGGATTTTTAAGCAAGTCGCGCAGTATTTGCCAAAAGAACGTGAGATTCGTGTAGAATATGTCCGCTTGTATGAAACGCCGACATCATTTGCGGAATTTAGGAGGGAGTGGGAGCTTGATGACTAA
- a CDS encoding GNAT family N-acetyltransferase gives MVIVRNALASDAGAILAFCQQIGSETDNLSYGEEGVSVSVADEGILLSEIQKSKTSHFLVAEEAGEIVGTCNCSAFRKKRLAHRAEIGIAVKKAYWNQEIGRQLLTRLIAAAQQSGLKVFSLEVRSDNDRAIHLYDSLGFQKIGTFKHFMEIDDQAIDFDIMELLLEKK, from the coding sequence ATGGTTATAGTGAGAAATGCTTTGGCTAGTGATGCTGGGGCTATTTTGGCATTTTGCCAGCAGATTGGTTCAGAAACAGATAACTTGTCTTATGGAGAAGAAGGGGTGTCTGTTTCTGTTGCAGATGAGGGAATCTTATTAAGTGAGATTCAAAAATCTAAGACATCACATTTCTTAGTAGCCGAAGAAGCTGGTGAGATAGTAGGAACGTGTAATTGTAGTGCTTTTCGTAAAAAACGATTGGCGCATCGTGCAGAAATTGGTATCGCGGTGAAAAAAGCCTACTGGAATCAAGAAATTGGGCGTCAGCTATTAACGCGATTGATTGCAGCAGCGCAGCAATCAGGCTTAAAAGTCTTCTCACTTGAAGTTCGGTCTGATAACGACCGAGCGATTCATCTTTATGACAGTCTTGGTTTTCAAAAGATTGGAACGTTTAAGCACTTTATGGAAATTGATGACCAAGCTATTGATTTTGATATTATGGAATTACTATTGGAGAAAAAATGA
- the queE gene encoding 7-carboxy-7-deazaguanine synthase QueE, whose protein sequence is MTKRQLTLPILEIFGPTFQGEGRAIGQKTMFVRTGGCDYHCDWCDSAFTWDGSEKPKRMTTDEVIEQLDQLGTYDYVTLSGGNPCLLANNMAELVAKLKARGVTLAIETQGSRWQTWLKDIDQVTLSPKPPSSKMTVNFETLDFIVSQLKKDQITFKVPVFDDADLVFAKMIQKRYQPDVLYLSAGNPEPHANGNIVEHQLERLRQLWETVATDPEWQSVRVLPQLHTLLYDNQRGV, encoded by the coding sequence ATGACTAAACGTCAGTTAACCCTTCCGATTCTTGAAATTTTTGGTCCAACTTTTCAAGGCGAGGGCAGAGCAATTGGGCAAAAGACCATGTTTGTGAGAACGGGTGGCTGTGACTATCATTGCGATTGGTGCGATTCTGCTTTTACTTGGGATGGCTCGGAAAAGCCTAAGCGAATGACTACTGATGAAGTGATTGAGCAGCTTGACCAATTGGGAACGTACGATTATGTGACTTTATCAGGTGGCAATCCATGTTTATTGGCGAATAATATGGCAGAGCTTGTTGCCAAATTAAAGGCACGTGGGGTGACCTTAGCTATTGAAACGCAAGGCTCGCGCTGGCAAACGTGGCTAAAGGACATTGACCAAGTAACGCTTAGTCCCAAGCCACCGTCAAGTAAGATGACGGTTAATTTTGAAACGCTTGATTTTATTGTTTCGCAATTGAAAAAAGACCAAATCACCTTTAAAGTTCCAGTTTTTGATGATGCTGATTTGGTATTTGCTAAAATGATTCAAAAACGTTATCAACCTGATGTTTTGTATTTATCAGCTGGTAATCCAGAACCGCACGCCAACGGCAATATCGTGGAACACCAGCTCGAGCGTTTGCGACAACTATGGGAGACAGTAGCAACTGACCCAGAATGGCAAAGCGTGCGCGTGTTGCCACAATTACACACGCTTTTATATGACAACCAACGCGGTGTTTAA
- the queF gene encoding preQ(1) synthase encodes MTRTDEMKDLTLLGNQKTTYTYDYDPSILESFDNRHVDNDYFIKFNCPEFTSLCPITGQPDFATIYISYIPDKLCVESKSLKLYLFSYRNHGDFHENCINTIGKDLVDLLQPRFLEVWGKFTPRGGLSIDPYFNYGEPNTKYEKMADYRLINHDLYPENIDNR; translated from the coding sequence ATGACTAGAACAGATGAAATGAAAGATTTGACCCTTTTGGGAAATCAAAAGACGACTTACACTTACGATTACGACCCAAGTATTCTGGAATCATTTGATAATCGTCATGTTGACAATGATTACTTTATCAAATTCAATTGTCCAGAGTTTACATCACTTTGTCCGATTACTGGGCAACCAGATTTTGCAACGATTTATATTTCTTATATCCCAGATAAACTTTGCGTGGAATCAAAATCATTGAAACTTTACCTTTTCAGCTACCGTAATCACGGTGATTTTCACGAAAATTGTATTAATACGATTGGTAAAGATTTGGTTGACTTGCTTCAGCCACGCTTTCTTGAAGTCTGGGGAAAATTTACACCACGTGGTGGCTTATCAATTGACCCATATTTTAATTATGGAGAGCCAAATACCAAGTATGAAAAAATGGCAGATTATCGCCTAATAAATCACGACTTGTACCCAGAAAACATTGATAATCGTTAA
- the gdhA gene encoding NADP-specific glutamate dehydrogenase: protein MTTGKEYVAGVFDKVKAQNAHEPEFLQAVEEVFESLVPVFDKYPKYIEENLLERLVEPERIVSFRVPWVDDKGQVQVNRGFRVQFSSAIGPYKGGLRFHPSVNQSIIKFLGFEQIFKNSLTGQPIGGGKGGSNFDPKGKSDNEIMRFCQSFMTELSKHIGADTDVPAGDIGVGGREIGYLYGQYKRLRNEYTGVLTGKGLTYGGSLARTEATGYGAVYFAEQMLKARGEDFSGKVALVSGSGNVAIYATEKLQSLGAKVVAVSDSSGYVYDPEGIDVPLLKQLKEVERARIVKYADARPSATFTPAGEGSIWSIKADLAFPCATQNEINEEDAKALVANGVIAVTEGANMPSTLEAIEVFQKAGVSFGPAKAANAGGVAVSALEMAQNSQRTPWSFEEVDAKLYDIMKGIYDNSAAAAKEFGAEGNLVVGANVAGFLKVAEAMSAQGIV from the coding sequence ATGACAACAGGTAAAGAGTATGTAGCTGGTGTCTTTGATAAAGTCAAAGCGCAAAATGCTCATGAACCAGAGTTTTTACAAGCAGTAGAAGAAGTATTTGAGTCACTTGTTCCAGTGTTTGATAAATATCCAAAATACATTGAAGAAAATCTTCTCGAACGTTTGGTTGAACCAGAACGTATCGTTTCTTTCCGTGTTCCTTGGGTTGATGACAAAGGTCAAGTTCAAGTAAACCGCGGTTTCCGCGTACAATTCTCATCTGCTATTGGACCTTACAAAGGTGGTCTTCGTTTCCACCCATCAGTAAACCAATCAATCATCAAATTCCTTGGTTTCGAACAAATCTTTAAAAACTCATTGACTGGTCAACCTATCGGTGGTGGTAAAGGTGGTTCAAACTTTGATCCTAAAGGTAAATCAGACAACGAAATTATGCGTTTCTGCCAAAGCTTTATGACAGAGTTGAGCAAACACATTGGTGCGGATACTGATGTTCCTGCTGGTGATATCGGTGTTGGTGGGCGTGAAATCGGCTACCTTTACGGTCAATACAAACGCCTCCGCAATGAATACACAGGTGTTCTTACTGGTAAAGGACTTACTTACGGTGGTTCTCTTGCTCGTACAGAAGCAACTGGTTACGGTGCTGTTTACTTTGCAGAACAAATGCTTAAAGCTCGTGGTGAAGATTTTTCCGGTAAAGTCGCTCTTGTTTCGGGCTCAGGTAACGTAGCGATTTACGCTACTGAAAAACTTCAATCTCTTGGTGCTAAAGTTGTTGCTGTTTCAGATTCATCTGGTTATGTTTATGATCCAGAAGGTATTGATGTCCCTCTTCTTAAACAATTGAAAGAAGTTGAACGTGCACGTATTGTCAAATACGCTGACGCTCGTCCAAGTGCAACATTTACACCTGCTGGTGAAGGCTCAATCTGGTCAATCAAAGCTGACCTTGCATTCCCATGTGCTACACAAAATGAAATTAACGAGGAAGATGCGAAAGCTCTTGTAGCTAACGGTGTTATTGCTGTTACAGAAGGTGCAAATATGCCTTCTACACTTGAAGCTATCGAAGTTTTCCAAAAAGCTGGCGTTTCATTTGGTCCTGCCAAAGCTGCAAATGCTGGTGGTGTAGCGGTATCAGCTCTTGAAATGGCTCAAAATAGCCAACGTACACCTTGGTCATTCGAAGAAGTAGATGCTAAACTTTATGACATCATGAAAGGTATCTACGATAATTCTGCAGCAGCAGCTAAAGAATTTGGTGCTGAAGGTAACCTTGTTGTCGGTGCCAATGTTGCTGGATTCCTTAAAGTTGCAGAAGCAATGTCAGCACAAGGTATCGTTTAA
- the queC gene encoding 7-cyano-7-deazaguanine synthase QueC produces the protein MKRQSALVVFSGGQDSTTCLFWALKHYDHVETVTFNYGQRHSLEIEVAKHIAAEQGVKNHLLDMSLLGQLTENALTRDIVIENPDDDLPNTFVDGRNHLFLSFAAVLAKRLGITDIITGVCETDFSGYPDCRDAFVKSLNVTLNLAMDYNFVIQTPLMWLDKSETWELADQLGKFDYVRENTLTCYNGIKGSGCGECPACKLRQAGLEKYLAKKGQA, from the coding sequence GTCGTCTTTAGTGGCGGACAAGATTCAACAACTTGCCTGTTTTGGGCTTTGAAACATTACGACCACGTGGAAACTGTCACGTTTAATTATGGTCAACGTCACAGTTTGGAAATTGAAGTAGCCAAACACATCGCTGCCGAACAAGGGGTTAAAAACCATTTGCTAGACATGTCTTTATTAGGACAATTAACTGAAAATGCCTTGACTCGTGATATTGTAATCGAAAATCCAGACGATGATTTGCCAAATACTTTTGTTGATGGTCGAAATCATTTGTTTTTATCGTTTGCAGCTGTGCTGGCGAAGCGTCTTGGTATCACAGACATTATTACTGGCGTTTGTGAAACGGACTTTTCAGGTTATCCAGACTGTCGTGATGCCTTTGTCAAATCACTCAATGTTACGCTGAATTTGGCAATGGATTATAATTTTGTTATTCAAACACCGCTGATGTGGCTTGATAAGTCAGAAACATGGGAATTAGCTGACCAACTTGGCAAATTTGATTATGTTCGAGAAAATACGCTAACGTGCTACAACGGCATTAAAGGAAGTGGTTGCGGTGAATGTCCTGCTTGCAAGCTTCGTCAGGCAGGTCTTGAAAAATACCTTGCAAAGAAAGGGCAAGCCTAA
- a CDS encoding DUF308 domain-containing protein, with protein sequence MKRLSLWSGILALLIGIFLFVHPFTTTAMIGWIIALLVFMSGITSLLMYTNSVERSFWYLLQSILSIIFGIILLSSSAMSLSSAVITIAAYWILISGILRLIGGFQMRKAGFYDANRFLGSAVLAILLGLFLLLNPALSAIFIGRLTGLLLMAVGGSGIAFSFRI encoded by the coding sequence ATGAAACGTTTATCACTATGGTCAGGTATTCTAGCACTACTTATTGGTATTTTTCTTTTTGTGCATCCTTTTACCACGACTGCAATGATTGGTTGGATAATCGCTTTATTAGTTTTCATGTCTGGAATCACCAGCCTTTTGATGTATACCAATAGTGTCGAGCGATCATTTTGGTATTTGTTGCAAAGTATTTTATCTATTATTTTTGGAATTATTCTTCTATCAAGCTCAGCCATGTCTTTATCGAGTGCTGTTATCACGATTGCTGCTTATTGGATTCTTATTAGCGGCATCCTTCGTTTAATTGGTGGTTTCCAAATGCGTAAAGCAGGGTTTTATGACGCTAATCGTTTCCTAGGCTCTGCGGTCCTTGCCATTCTTTTAGGACTCTTCCTCCTGCTCAATCCTGCACTTTCAGCTATTTTTATTGGGCGTCTAACAGGATTACTTTTAATGGCAGTTGGGGGGTCAGGAATCGCCTTTTCATTCCGTATTTAA
- a CDS encoding MarR family winged helix-turn-helix transcriptional regulator, producing the protein MHKKDPFSQFRDFINLAENRVHALAESHGVENLAGPQGFAVLYLHDNPDKEIYIKDIEKRLRISKSVTSNLIKRMEKNGFIRVISSIEDKRYKQVVLTELGKSKAQNIQDFHDEMHRQILAGVDHEDLKISFRVFDRILKNLENKE; encoded by the coding sequence ATGCATAAGAAAGATCCGTTTTCACAGTTTAGGGATTTTATCAATTTAGCGGAAAATCGTGTCCATGCTCTTGCGGAAAGTCATGGTGTTGAAAATCTGGCTGGTCCACAGGGATTTGCAGTGTTGTATCTCCATGATAATCCTGATAAAGAAATTTATATCAAGGATATTGAGAAGAGACTAAGAATTTCAAAGTCAGTAACTAGTAATTTGATTAAGCGCATGGAGAAAAATGGTTTTATCCGAGTTATTTCGTCAATAGAAGATAAGCGTTATAAGCAAGTGGTGTTGACTGAACTTGGAAAATCAAAGGCTCAAAACATTCAAGATTTCCATGATGAAATGCATAGACAAATCTTAGCTGGTGTTGACCATGAGGATCTCAAAATTTCGTTTCGCGTCTTTGACCGCATTTTGAAAAATTTAGAAAACAAGGAGTAA